The following proteins are co-located in the Argopecten irradians isolate NY chromosome 9, Ai_NY, whole genome shotgun sequence genome:
- the LOC138331713 gene encoding tereporin-Ca1-like encodes MIAGVAAAVTAGASLAGSTVSALTAAGGYSVSCGIETSNWTKYIMERPMAINNGGLIKTPPKDILPGVKEVMVTHKTGGTASGTYGSVSWLVKDRRAVVMWSVPFNHDYHTNWLAVGFTKRGHKDHDENWYNTMYYESNTPVLAFKRKDFYNDVNPVIFSDGEYEIEGNMGSTHIATVNIIVRPCDSKSYAPSLLKALNN; translated from the exons ATGATCGCGGGCGTGGCAGCTGCTGTTACCGCTGGAGCCTCTCTGGCCGGTTCGACAGTGAGTGCCCTGACAGCTGCCGGTGGTTACAGCGTATCCTGTGGTATCGAGACCTCCAACTGGACCAAATACATCATGGAACGTCCAATGGCCATCAACAATGGTGGTCTGATTAAGACACCACCTAAAGATATACTTCCGGGGGTAAAAGAGGTCATG GTAACACACAAGACAGGCGGAACCGCTTCTGGAACGTATGGTTCAGTTTCCTGGCTTGTCAAGGACAGGCGCGCGGTAGTCATGTGGTCAGTACCATTCAACCATGACTACCATACCAACTGGCTTGCTGTAGGTTTCACCAAACGTGGCCACAAAGACCATGACGAGAACTGGTATAACACCATGTATTACGAATCCAATACGCCTGTTTTGGCGTTCAAGAGAAAAGATTTCTACAACGATGTCAATCCCGTCATATTCTCTGATGGAGAATATGAAATCGAAGGAAACATGGGATCTACCCATATCGCGACTGTGAATATCATTGTCCGACCGTGCGATTCCAAGAGCTATGCTCCATCTCTTTTAAAAGCTTTGAACAATTAA
- the LOC138331714 gene encoding uncharacterized protein — MFGTMPDRGVKHSDPDLQEFGRSRISTSRPSSFRVNKQYAYLSDEGEDSAENNRHFNHTLENYVRRRAKYSKRKSSKRASASKIAKPTMADDESDDDDSIFGLSDEGLEDGSTRCSFGRLSKRRIVKNLQVKHNIASRRECRCSATVPENEDLVCGWESKYQTGKYYRPVKVKRKTQNHNIPHAYQRILPERDTGFDFHHYEETSQYMEQYRHNHTVGDVCKVSYYQGDDVTMTDPYASRVKGNICSIAENCDFLAILSVDRENGDVMTNQHMYHSNSNMGHHHGHHQSGHDLNSEEEICEDAEKNLSVSDRGKKLNLAPVRKSTTFRPKLCKSNMRMTPKKTSRSTHSQYLNLVIPKTTLHRKDLQLNVQPVKDTYAARFDTRRVTSGSSKNTFIRTGSADSVQNTQPSTGRDSSPVHRPTELKISRTNTFHINSAPTPGHGHGPREPAASRGSSQSVSPTKGRHSKGCDRINTILPSFPNDVYNKVNGKSVFNGSATGGPYQMTPFPRPQAQKVWEGGDRISSDSVKNDTVIPVPLGSFGIRGRTCNGEDRVTIGYRLKRDRERRIGLSAVT; from the exons atgttcGGAACAATGCCAGATCGAGGTGTGAAACATTCAGATCCGGACCTTCAGGAATTCGGTAGATCTCGGATCTCGACGTCGCGGCCATCTAGTTTCCGAGTAAACAAACAGTATGCTTATCTATCAGACGAAGGAGAGGATAGTGCTGAAAATAATCGCCATTTTAATCATACATTAGAGAACTATGTTCGTAGAAGAGCGAAATATTCAAAACGGAAATCTTCAAAGCGAGCGTCTGCTTCAAAAATAGCGAAACCAACAATGGCGGACGACGAATCTGACGACGACGATTCCATATTTGGATTAAGTGATGAAGGGTTAGAGGACGGTAGCACGCGCTGTAGTTTTGGAAGACTTTCCAAACGACGTATTGTAAAAAATCTGCAAGTCAAACACAATATTGCCTCACGGAGAGAATGTCGGTGCTCAGCCACCGTGCCAGAAAACGAGGATTTAGTTTGTGGATGGGAGTCTAAATATCAAACTGGGAAATATTACAGACCCGTAAAAGTGAAACGGAAGACACAGAATCATAACATTCCGCATGCGTACCAAAGGATACTTCCGGAGCGAGATACTGGATTCGACTTCCATCATTACGAGGAGACGTCACAGTATATGGAGCAGTATCGACATAATCATACTGTGGGTGATGTATGTAAGGTGTCATACTACCAAggtgatgacgtcacaatgactGATCCCTACGCGTCCAGGGTCAAGGGTAATATCTG CTCTATTGCTGAGAACTGTGATTTTCTAGCTATACTGTCAGTAGACAGAGAAAACGG TGACGTCATGACGAATCAACACATGTATCATAGTAACTCAAATATGGGCCATCACCATGGACACCACCAGTCTGGACACGACCTCAACTCCGAGGAAGAAATCTGTGAAGACGCAGAAAAGAACTTGTCTGTCTCTGATAGGGGTAAAAAACTCAATCTAGCTCCAGTTAGAAAATCTACTACATTTAGACCGAAACTGTGTAAATCCAATATGAGGATGACTCCTAAAAAGACATCTAGGTCAACACATAGTCAGTATCTCAATCTGGTGATACCTAAAACAACACTACACCGGAAGGACCTTCAGCTGAACGTGCAGCCAGTGAAGGACACATATGCTGCACGGTTTGATACCCGGCGTGTAACAAGTGGTTCTagtaaaaatacatttatcagAACCGGAAGTGCTGATTCTGTGCAAAACACGCAACCGTCAACAGGGCGGGATAGTTCTCCTGTGCATCGTCCCACCGAACTAAAAATCTCCCGTACAAATACTTTCCATATCAACTCTGCTCCAACTCCGGGACATGGTCATGGTCCACGTGAACCAGCAGCGAGTCGGGGGTCATCTCAAAGTGTTAGTCCAACAAAGGGACGTCACTCTAAAGGTTGTGATAGAATAAATACTATACTGCCGAGCTTTCCCAACGATGTGTATAATAAAGTTAACGGAAAGTCCGTATTCAATGGAAGCGCAACCGGAGGTCCGTACCAGATGACACCTTTTCCTCGTCCCCAGGCCCAAAAAGTGTGGGAAGGAGGTGACCGAATTAGTAGTGATAGCGTAAAAAACGACACCGTTATTCCAGTGCCGTTAGGATCGTTTGGGATCAGAGGTCGCACGTGCAATGGTGAAGATCGTGTAACCATTGGTTACAGACTCAAGAGAGACAGGGAAAGACGTATCGGTCTGTCCGCCGTAACATGa